One window from the genome of Candidatus Binataceae bacterium encodes:
- a CDS encoding chromate transporter translates to MNWQLLKLGLVFMMLSVLAVGGGTAVLPEMQHATVHWFNLTDKQFRDIYSIGQVAPGPNMLMVLLIGYRLAGALGAVVVGVAFFLPDCALTLAANRLWVHFSGSPWRQSVQQGLAPVAIGLMFAGTWAIARLSLVHVTDGSPDFVAIGIATVVTAILLWRHINPGVLVLVGGTAYMLLTH, encoded by the coding sequence ATGAATTGGCAGCTACTAAAACTCGGGCTCGTTTTCATGATGCTCTCGGTTCTCGCAGTGGGCGGGGGTACCGCAGTCCTGCCCGAAATGCAGCACGCCACGGTGCATTGGTTCAATCTTACCGACAAGCAGTTCCGCGACATCTACAGTATCGGGCAGGTCGCGCCGGGCCCCAACATGCTCATGGTGCTGCTCATCGGCTATCGTCTGGCAGGGGCTTTGGGCGCGGTGGTGGTGGGAGTCGCCTTCTTTCTGCCGGATTGCGCCCTGACGCTCGCGGCCAATCGACTCTGGGTTCATTTCTCCGGATCGCCGTGGCGTCAATCGGTGCAGCAAGGTCTCGCTCCAGTCGCGATAGGGCTGATGTTCGCCGGAACGTGGGCGATCGCGAGGTTGAGCCTAGTGCATGTGACCGACGGATCCCCGGATTTTGTCGCGATCGGGATCGCCACCGTGGTCACGGCCATCCTGCTCTGGCGACACATCAATCCTGGCGTACTCGTGTTGGTGGGGGGAACCGCTTATATGCTGTTGACGCACTGA
- a CDS encoding chromate transporter: MESVTPTPDPVGIPPVAARVALGEIFKVFLMAGAVSFGGGVVAYLREYLVRASHWLSDEEFMSALEISETLPGLNSVNIAVITGDDLRGVPGAATAVVGLMLPGAVFVMVLGILWTESRHNPLVSHFLLGIASAAVGLLLVVSLQLGRLQLVKLPDLLIVVVTFVAVSILKISLAYVLIGIGTVSIWLYRPHPAREAAPEQLPFHRGPRHNQYRR, translated from the coding sequence ATGGAATCGGTAACACCAACACCTGACCCCGTAGGTATTCCGCCGGTCGCGGCACGGGTCGCACTCGGCGAAATTTTCAAAGTCTTTCTGATGGCGGGTGCGGTCAGCTTTGGGGGCGGCGTGGTCGCCTACTTGCGGGAATACTTGGTCCGGGCCTCGCATTGGCTCAGCGACGAGGAGTTTATGAGCGCGCTCGAGATCAGCGAAACCCTACCGGGCCTCAACTCTGTCAATATCGCAGTGATTACCGGAGATGACCTGCGTGGTGTGCCGGGCGCCGCCACCGCGGTAGTGGGACTGATGCTTCCCGGAGCGGTGTTCGTGATGGTGCTTGGCATCCTATGGACAGAGAGCAGGCACAATCCCCTAGTCAGTCATTTTCTCTTGGGAATCGCGTCAGCCGCGGTGGGCCTTCTGCTGGTCGTGTCGTTGCAACTGGGAAGGCTGCAGCTGGTGAAGCTGCCCGACCTACTGATTGTGGTGGTGACGTTCGTGGCGGTGAGTATTTTGAAGATCTCGCTCGCCTACGTACTGATAGGCATTGGGACCGTGTCGATTTGGCTTTACCGTCCACATCCCGCACGCGAGGCAGCACCCGAGCAGCTGCCCTTCCATCGCGGGCCTCGGCATAACCAGTATCGGCGTTAA